The sequence below is a genomic window from Lolium perenne isolate Kyuss_39 chromosome 4, Kyuss_2.0, whole genome shotgun sequence.
gtttacactggattctactagacattcaagttgataaggaaacagttgaagtaagggacccatTGAATAGAGGCCTGGAAGGGTTCCTTGACTTCTAGCACTTTCTCTAGAGGTAATGTCAATCATTAATTGCCATGCTATATCTTtcatgagatatcaattaattatacactcattcaatcattcttttgcctggcagggtttGGAGAGTTTTCAAGAAGCACAATACAGGTGACTTCGCAGAGAAACTAACATTTACTCATGTACCGTGCGCCCAGCAGCCACATGGaatgaatctatgtggatactacgtttgcgagtacattcgcatgttaaccactgagaagaacgataatagattcaacgtaagcaataacattcacaactttaatttattatcgtcaatatttcgttatcaaatttgatatagtcatattcatctcattttcctatataggtcgagTTCATGCGGGAGAAGCTCCAACCACACGAACACCTACTAGAAATTGCGGAGGAAGTGGCGGGACTTCTGATGAGAGAAATGATAGACGACAAAGGTTTGTTTAGTCAATGTAGGAAATGGTCATGATCCCCGTGCAATAGTTCGAATAGACGACGGGCTATAGTCCCGGTAGtcttgagctccatgtatatgtaaggagaatctacgaatagacttttgcttcgaatatttgtttgctcgatctatatataatgaatgaacgtgtacaacttgtagtagcgtacaaatgtatgaaaattttattttgaaatgaaaaaatgaaataaaagggggcggtggcggggggggggggggggctgcacCGCTCAAACCCTAAAAGAGTAGCGTCCTGCGCGCgctacgtagagggccttttgtcgcgggctgtGTTACCACCCACGACAAAAGGGGGTGTCCCCTGCGcaccccgcggctgccacgtggtggaccttatgtcgcggctgGTAAGCGAACCGGGACAAAAGGTTTGGCCTTTTGTCGCGCCCCCGTTGTCCCGGCTGGCCGCTCGCGACAAAGGGCCCTTACGACCCGCAACATTAggcatgttttctactagtggatgGTTTACCCGCTGAGTTTTATCAGACTTTTTGGGATACAATCAAAGGCAACCTTCTAGAAATGTTCAATGTTTTACACGCTAGACAGCTAGAATTAttccgtctaaattttggtgaggtTATCTCGTTACCCAAAGTTAAAGAGGCAGAAaggatccaacaatatagacccattTCAAGatattcacgaaagtggccaccattagactgaaTACAGTGGCTGATCATCTGGTAAGACCGTTGCAAACCACTTTCATGCAAGGACACAATATCCTAGATGGGGTTGTGGTTCTACATGAGGCGGTTCATGAACTGCATACCAAAAAAATGAATGGGGTAATCTTAAAACTTGATTTCAAGAAAGCTTGTGATAAAGTCAACTGGTCTTTTCTCCATCAGACACTCAAGATGAAAGGTTTTTCACCGGAGTGGAGAGCGTTGATCGATAATTTTGTGTATGAAGGAAGTGTAGTGATTCATGTCAATGATGATACGGGATGCTTCTTCCAGACACGAAAAGGTTTACGCCAAGGTGACTGACATAGGCATGCCGAAAGGGCCTATCGAATAAAGTACCCGAGGTTATCTGGAGGCCCACGTCCCGAAGAATCGAAGGCCCAGAAGCCCATAGATCCTCGATAAGGaaaatagagttgtattagaaatCGTATAGCAAGATAGGAAAGGCCCAACGTGCCTATCgacagtttgtaacttgtacagcacggaaAGCCTCgggtccacctcctatataaaggggagccgagggtgaaagaaaggatcgaatctattgCCAACACACACCATATTTTCTGAGTCGAGCACcctttcggctgaaccttcgagatctacttgcccactaCTTTCTacaaaaccctaagtctacactccgtaggcattgacaagttaatcccttgtcaattggcgccatctgtggggatTGGAGGCCGCAAGGaggtgatctcgatggcatcatcaacatcatcgatagaaagcaacgcgatggacggaggtaaacatgtccaacctgatctcgtcgattttgttcctcaccctcccgtccgtttgcatgcatataccaatctggaggagtcgacggagatgacgttcggaagcttccacttcctcgtcgggaaagaaggatcACATCGTCTCGCGGCACCGATTTTTTTGGGACCGTTAACGGCCGATTTtgatttctcgggatcatcaacatcatccatcgagtcaggcgacgaggatttTTCATTGCCAAGCTTCACCAAGTCCGCTACCGGCGTAGAACTAGCCGATCGATTCGGTAACATGACTTCCGGGTCGTTTATAGATTCCGATCTGGGTAGTAACTCGGAAAGCATCGACAACGTCGGGTTCACCAACTTCGACTTCATTGACAGATCCACGTCTAttagggaggtcttcgccgatccatACAACGGTGTCACCGGCCCTGAAGATGATGAAAACACAACTACAATATATCACAAAGTCTGCACAATCGGGGAAGCAAGCCGCCAAGAAGACGAAGCGTCAGAAGCTTTCGATGATTTTGGCAacccatacatcgatcccgcagatctcGCGCGTGGAACAGGAAATAAATACATCGTGTCTACGCCGCGAGAAAAAGCACTGCTTCCGCAAGAAGCTTGGGATAGAGCTCAGAGAGCCATGAATGGCACAAAGCCGATGACTACCGCGGCTACGCCAGAagcgttgcaagcatatcaatataaatTTGCTCGTGCTGGATGAGAGTTAGAAAACAAAGGGCGATACTCAAGGAAAGAAGAGCtgcagcttctgcgtcaagtgCGCGCAGGGCCAACCTGAGTCGACACTCAAGAACTTTGGGAGATAGTCACAAAGACACCCGCGCAAGAGCAAGATCTCGACTGGCAAATGTGCCCGAGTATGAACGAGAAAActtgatccaaaacctcgacatgtcctttatgtcgatagacacgagagggcgtATCATCCCAAAAACTCCAGAGGCAGGGTGTATGGCGACACATGCCTTCATAATGGCATCCAAACCACCTCAGGGAGATCCTAGGGAAGCACTATACCAGATAGCCATATGGCATGAGTTGGTGTTATGGGGGCAGCAATTGCAGGCTCGAGCGCAACACAACCCGAAGGTGCTCCACGAAGAAACAatccaagacaaaatagtccccgACCCACTACGGTGGCGACGCGTGATCCTCCACAAGAAGGTGATGCAAGAAACACGGTGACACAAGTTCGAGTCGACAAAGCACGTTAAGAGAGAAGTCGAGAAAATAGAACAAGAGAATGGCGACACTCGCCAGAAGTTAACTATGAAGACACGTGCGGACTCCCTTGCTTTACCCGACGGGTTCGCAAAACTCGGGTTCCCTCTGGCTTTAAGTTACCTAATAACTATAAAAAGTTCGATGgattgcaagatccagaggattggttagTCGACTACCTGGAAACAGTGAAGCTGATGGGCGGAACTAGGGCAACGACCATGCAAAGCATTCATGTTCACCTCAGTGGAGCTGCAAGATCTTGGCTGAAGAAGTTACCAGGAGGGTCCATCGATAGCTGGGAGAATTTCGAGGACTTGTTCGCGAGGAACTTCCGTTCCACGTGAAAGAAACCTACATCAATAGAGCAGCTAAGGACTTGTAAGCAGAAGtcggatgaatcaatgaggatgtACATCTAGCGTTGGAGCATTATAAAAGAGCAATTGACGCATTTGTTGCACGGATCCGAAGAAGAGATATAATCGAAGAATTGGGTAGATCCAACCCAAGAAAAATAGCGGACCTAATGGAAATAGCGAATTGTTGGGATGATGGGGAAGATGTTGTTCAAAACAAATGGCAGAGGTCACCCGAGGAGGATCGCAATAGAAACAacaatcaaaataggcgacgatttcgccACTTCTCAGATTATGACGGTCACAGCCAAGTGgcagctggcttccgaggaaatagtggaggaaatcatcgagatgattaccagaggagcaacgaCCAGCGCAACGATCATAGAGATGCGCCAAGCTCCAGCACACAAAATAATCAGCCTAGGTTTTCAAGGCCATACAACATGTCACCCGAAGATCTTTTGAacaggccatgtcagatgcacttttaccTCGATGGTGAAGGAAAAAGACAGTCGGGTCATCTTCAGAATGACTGCCGAACTTTCCAAGCTTTGCGAAAGTATGCGGAGAACACCAACACGCAAGCGGAAAAGAGGGGGTATGTGCAGCGGACAAGGAGTGAAATCCACCTgccaccaccacccgcaattACCAACGCAAATCAACATCAGCTGCAACTTGCAGTCGGGTCATCTTCAGAATGACTGCCGAACTTTCCAAGCTTTGCGAAAGTATGCGGAGAACACCAACACGCAAACGGAAAACAGGGGGTATgtgcaggggccaaggagtgaaatccacctgccaccaccacccgcaattACCTACGCAAATCAACATCAGCTGCAAATTGCGGCACCTCCAGGCAATAACGGCGAAATCATAGACACAacgggagcagtgtcgatgatacaTAAAGGTAGACCCTCGAATAGGGCTCAGAAGATAATCTCGTGACAGGTGTACATGGCAGAAAAGTCGCCTCCACCAACCATTGAGTATCTCAACTGGTCGGGACAAGCAATAGGGTTCACCTAGGAGAATCATCCACCTCAAGTTCCTCGACCAAGGCAGTCATCTATTCcgcatattcatagatggaggaagcAGTTTAAACCTCATATATGTGGATACGCTGCGGAAAATGAATATCTCTTTGGCAAACCTGACACCAACAGACACGCGTTTTCATGGCATCACACCTGAAAAGCCAAGTTATCCTTTGGGAAAGATTCTACTTCACATACAATTCGGGACAAGGGAGAACTTCAGGAAATAGAGGCTGGAATTCGAAGTTATTGATTGGCCATCACAGTATCACGGGTTATTGGGACGACCCgcatatgccagatttatggctGTGCTGCACTACACATATTTACTATAGAGAATCCCCGGACCCAATGGCCCAataacagtcaaaggaagtttcgccatggcggataagtgcgacaaggatttccacaagCTGtctgaaaccttcgggatgcaagcagaatatgatGCATCTAGGCTAACAACTAACTATGATGTGTTACCTGACGGAGGAAGGCCTCTGCAGGAGCAAGCTTTCGACACCTCAAAGAActccaaggaagtgcagatccacccgacagatccaaaaaagacgacatccatcgcaacaaACTTGGATAGCGCAtatataggaaagcgcgctcgtcgagttcctcagtgagcgctgggaaatctttgcatggtgtccagcagacataccaggagtacccagggaacttgccgagcaccccctcaatctagatccaagagctagaccgattcgacaacctttgcggtGCTTTtctgagccaaaccgcaaagctatgctatctgaGATCCGTCGACTCAAAGAAGCGGGTTTCATCAAGGAACTACACAACAAGTCCACGTGGGTCGCCaatccagtgctggtcccgaagaaaaacactgaagtcTTTCGCATGTGCGTtgatttcacgtgtctcaataaacattgtccaaaggatcactttcccctcccgaggatcgatcaagttatcgactccacagcgggTTGTGAAcgcctttccttcctggatgtgtATTCTTGTTACAATTAGATCCGCTTAAAATAAGAAGATGATGTCAAAACATctttcataaccccttatggTGTGTTCTTCTACAGGACAATGCCCTTCgggctgaaaaacgcgggagccactTACCAGAAAATGATGCAGACGTGTctcgccacacagattggcaagaacattCAAGTATATATCGAAGATGTCGTCATCACAACAAAGACAGGGTCATCCCTCACCGATGACCTGcgtgaaaccttcgacaacctcaacaagtTTCTCCTCAAGatgaacccgacgaaatgttccTTTGGAGTTCatgcgggagaactcctcggatacttggtgtctgctagagggatcgaagccaacccagaAAATATACAAGCCATCTTGATGATGAGAAAACCAACCAAACTTAAGGAAATACAACAACTAACTGGGTGAGTCGCAacattaagcagattcgtcgcaaggttgggagaaaaagcgctgtctttctacgcgctcatcaagcaaggagaaaagttcgagtggaacgaggaagcagacaaagcttttgagcatctgaagcgcacaatttcgacaccatcaGTATTGGTGGctccaaaagaaaaagaacatctcctgttatatatcgcggccacacctcaggtggtcagcacagtcctcgtggtagagcgagaagaagaaggaaagatccATGGGGTTCAGCGACCAatatacttcatcagcgaggtGTTGTCACCATCTAAGCAGCGttacccgcattatcagaagcTAGTATATGGAGTATTCATGTTAGCAAGAAAGCTACAACACTGTTTTTCGGCACactcgataatagtggtcaatgaggcgcctctcTCGAATATCTGAAACAATCCAGAAGCcccaggacgtgtctccctttgaggaatcgagctttcccctcaggacatcacatatgataaaataaaagcaatcaagtcgcaaatcttGCCAGACTTTGCCGCATAATGGATGGAACTCCAAAACAcgagacccccagatttatcgagtacctggcatatgaaatgacgggtccaagaggctagaaggagctggagcaggcgtggtaCTTGTCTCACCACATGGCGAAAACAAGTACATATTGCGGATGACTTTCCCCAATGCATCAAACAACAAAGCAAAATATGAAGCACTCatccatgggatgaagatggcaaaagcgtgCGGTGCTACTCgcttaaaaatcttcggcgactcacagttggtggctcaacaggtaatgaacaagtgcgatgcagtcaatgacaacatgatggcatacaaggaggtgtacaacgaactcgagaaaaCTTTCGATGGCTGTGAAGTAAACCACATTAGCAGgttaagcaatgatgaagccgacgttttggCACACATCGGCTCGCAGTGCCTGCCAATCCCACCTGGTGTTTTCAGGGAGGAAATCAGTGAAAGGTCAACCAAGGCAAAGAAAACACTGAAGCAgccgaagaaaaaggaaaaggccaagaaagactcgggggctccagcagctCAAGAAACACATATATCagatgatgaggaagaaccagAGGAAGTCATGATGATTgaagttccatggatgcaggtgtacgTAGCATACATCACAAGAAAAGAAATACCCCAAGATCCAGTGGAGGCACGAGGAGTTATCAGACGATCCAAGGCGTTTACTGTGGTTAAAGGAGAGCTATATAAACGAAGTATATCAGGAGTGTTGTagaggtgtgttacacccgaagaagggaaAGTCATACTAAAGGATATACACgacggaatatgtggccaccatgcaagaagtcgagcaatagcagccaaagccttccgggtaggattttattggttgtcagcaatagaggatgcaaaggaAATCATGCGCACCTGTGAAGCTTGCCAGATGTTCGCATCCAAACCTCACTCCCCAGCAGCAGAGTTAATGCACATACCATTGGCATGGCCTTTCGCACAATGGGGCCCAGACaaggtgggaaaattgcacaagtcTTTGCCTGGAGGACACGTATATCTgctggtagctgtcgacaaatttacaaagtggattgaAGCAATACCAGTAACTTCGGCAGACGCATCA
It includes:
- the LOC127346763 gene encoding uncharacterized protein yields the protein MPFGLKNAGATYQKMMQTCLATQIGKNIQVYIEDVVITTKTGSSLTDDLRETFDNLNKLSNDEADVLAHIGSQCLPIPPGVFREEISERSTKAKKTLKQPKKKEKAKKDSGAPAAQETHISDDEEEPEEVMMIEVPWMQVYVAYITRKEIPQDPVEARGVIRRSKAFTVVKGELYKRSISGVL